One Diceros bicornis minor isolate mBicDic1 chromosome 27, mDicBic1.mat.cur, whole genome shotgun sequence genomic region harbors:
- the LOC131423090 gene encoding ral guanine nucleotide dissociation stimulator-like isoform X1: MYMQVTLPGSELNCCDPLTLVWCELLEATEAEPEAPAAELQPAAEAEQWAVVEVELAPAPLTPPSLALEPASPPSAALELEQGPTSAPAGVGAAELESPGPSFLVGSPSPFVAVKEREKKPNLTAFPPKLVVEQLTVMDAELFQKVVPSQCLGSTWGKRNKPGHEHLAPTVRATLDHFRRVASLVITTYLGDPSMMAQDREWESLKNSSLCTVISVLQKTSICHLKNTWGKFPGRALKNLRSTIAKTSP, from the exons ATGTACATGCaagtaaccttgcctggttcagagctgaactgctgtgaccctcttacccttgtctggtgtgagcttctggaggccactgaggcagagccagagg ctccagctgcagagctccagccagcagcagaagcagagcagtgggcagtggtggaggtagagctggctccagctccattgacaccaccctctctagcgctggagccagcaTCCCCTCCATCAGCGGcattggagctggagcaagggccaacatcggctccagcaggagtgggagctgctgagctggagtcacctggaccatcatttctagtgggaagtccatctccatttgtggctgttaaggagcgtgagaagaagcctaacctcacggccttccctcctaagctggtggtggagcagttgaccgtgatggatgcg gagctcttccagaaggtggtgccctctcagtgcctgggctccacctggggcaagaggaacaagcccggccatgagcacctggcacccaccgtcCGGGCCACtctcgaccacttcagaagggtagccagcctcgtcatcaccacctaccttggggacccgagcatgatggcccaggacagg gagtgggaGAGCCTGAAGAACTCCTCtctctgcactgtcatctctgttctgcagaaaacatccatatgccacctgaagaacacatgggggaagtttcctg ggagagctctgaaaaacttaaggagcactatagccaagacgagtccttga
- the LOC131423090 gene encoding ral guanine nucleotide dissociation stimulator-like isoform X2 yields the protein MYMQVTLPGSELNCCDPLTLVWCELLEATEAEPEAPAAELQPAAEAEQWAVVEVELAPAPLTPPSLALEPASPPSAALELEQGPTSAPAGVGAAELESPGPSFLVGSPSPFVAVKEREKKPNLTAFPPKLVVEQLTVMDAELFQKVVPSQCLGSTWGKRNKPGHEHLAPTVRATLDHFRRVASLVITTYLGDPSMMAQDREWESLKNSSLCTVISVLQKTSICHLKNTWGKFPGGALKNLRSTIAKTSP from the exons ATGTACATGCaagtaaccttgcctggttcagagctgaactgctgtgaccctcttacccttgtctggtgtgagcttctggaggccactgaggcagagccagagg ctccagctgcagagctccagccagcagcagaagcagagcagtgggcagtggtggaggtagagctggctccagctccattgacaccaccctctctagcgctggagccagcaTCCCCTCCATCAGCGGcattggagctggagcaagggccaacatcggctccagcaggagtgggagctgctgagctggagtcacctggaccatcatttctagtgggaagtccatctccatttgtggctgttaaggagcgtgagaagaagcctaacctcacggccttccctcctaagctggtggtggagcagttgaccgtgatggatgcg gagctcttccagaaggtggtgccctctcagtgcctgggctccacctggggcaagaggaacaagcccggccatgagcacctggcacccaccgtcCGGGCCACtctcgaccacttcagaagggtagccagcctcgtcatcaccacctaccttggggacccgagcatgatggcccaggacagg gagtgggaGAGCCTGAAGAACTCCTCtctctgcactgtcatctctgttctgcagaaaacatccatatgccacctgaagaacacatgggggaagtttcctggtgg agctctgaaaaacttaaggagcactatagccaagacgagtccttga